The Cohnella abietis genome has a segment encoding these proteins:
- a CDS encoding response regulator, with translation MVRVILVGDEQPALDLLEKLLITIGNIEIVGMFTKPDEAINKLLQERINVVFLDIEMSGSNGIEAAKHIKAIDPGIDVVFVTAYHHYAVEAFELNVIDYVLKPTTAERLSKTIARITLKQSAGKPEKFKKERQTRKSQFICFGRFEWIRDANAELTFPVKWRTSKERELMAYLVHHRNTFVTKEKILEDIWPNLNMEKGTRFLHTCIYKIRRKIASDGDNYKLEFHNNCYRLETRGRESDVAEFERVITSGEMVITPDSIGEFAKIANLYKSNYLEEDGFAWARQAQEKFKSDYIELMRRMADYYLSVQNYRAAEHCLRSTLLQNPFLDDINERMLRIYAKMGDRLSMQQHYERFTKLLQEELGTTPLKSTVQLFSELYYGDDNDDESKA, from the coding sequence ATGGTGCGAGTAATATTAGTCGGCGATGAGCAACCAGCACTGGATTTGCTTGAAAAGCTGTTGATAACGATCGGAAACATCGAGATTGTCGGGATGTTTACGAAACCGGATGAAGCGATAAATAAGTTATTGCAAGAGCGCATAAATGTTGTATTTTTAGATATTGAAATGTCTGGTTCGAACGGTATCGAAGCGGCCAAACACATCAAGGCGATTGATCCTGGAATCGATGTGGTTTTTGTGACAGCATATCATCATTATGCAGTCGAAGCCTTTGAACTAAATGTCATCGATTACGTGTTGAAACCAACCACAGCAGAACGATTAAGCAAGACTATCGCACGGATTACGTTAAAACAGAGCGCCGGTAAGCCAGAAAAATTCAAAAAGGAGAGGCAAACTAGGAAGTCCCAATTTATCTGTTTTGGCCGTTTTGAATGGATAAGAGATGCGAACGCGGAACTAACTTTTCCGGTAAAATGGCGAACATCCAAGGAACGCGAACTGATGGCGTATCTCGTTCATCATCGGAATACGTTTGTCACGAAAGAGAAAATTCTGGAGGATATTTGGCCTAATTTAAATATGGAGAAAGGTACCAGATTTTTGCATACCTGTATCTACAAAATCAGGAGAAAGATAGCGAGTGACGGTGACAACTACAAGCTGGAGTTTCATAACAACTGCTATCGTTTGGAGACGCGCGGGAGAGAGAGTGATGTCGCCGAATTTGAGCGGGTTATTACTAGCGGTGAAATGGTAATAACGCCGGATTCTATCGGCGAATTCGCTAAGATAGCAAACCTATATAAAAGCAATTATTTGGAGGAAGATGGTTTTGCTTGGGCTCGTCAAGCGCAGGAAAAATTCAAAAGCGATTATATTGAGTTAATGAGACGAATGGCGGACTATTATCTCTCCGTACAAAATTACCGCGCGGCGGAGCATTGTCTGCGAAGCACCCTACTTCAAAATCCTTTCCTTGACGACATCAATGAAAGGATGCTTCGAATCTACGCGAAGATGGGCGACCGCTTGTCCATGCAGCAGCATTACGAACGATTTACTAAGCTGCTGCAGGAAGAGCTGGGGACCACCCCATTAAAATCCACCGTTCAATTATTTTCCGAGTTGTACTACGGCGATGACAACGATGATGAGTCGAAGGCGTAA
- a CDS encoding MDR family MFS transporter, whose amino-acid sequence MNKRVQEASGIKRGAMLAALLIGAFIAYLNENLLTNTFPGLMREFNVAASTIQWLSTGYMLMIGILVPVTALLQQWFTTRRMFMSAMALFLAGTYLCAVSPGFEVLLIGRVVQACGTGLLIPLMMNTILALYPPERRGAAMGLMGLVIMVAPVIGPALSGLVIDTLHWRWLFYMVIPVTLFSIIYAFIYLKNVTEITKPRVDLLSIVMSTVGFGCVTYGFSQTGVWAGPGSYSLIAIGGLFLLLLIWRQLKIKEPLIDLSVFRYPAFSLVAVLIVMLMMVLFATTTLLPIYMQDVMQLTAFATGLLLIPGCILNAMMMPVTGKLFDKFGPRFVIMPGLVMIALSLWLFAGIDSDTTRGSVLFNHVLLFLGISFVVMPAQTAGMNQLPSHLVPHGTAIYNTLQQIAGGIGIALFVGIMSSGANRYLHHSLDPAAFQDKTQSIVGGLQTVFGIEFILAILALVLGWFINGRLSADFSQKKEPQNLLP is encoded by the coding sequence ATGAACAAACGGGTTCAAGAGGCAAGCGGAATAAAGAGAGGTGCGATGTTAGCCGCCCTGCTCATCGGTGCATTTATCGCGTATCTTAACGAAAATTTGCTTACCAATACATTTCCTGGATTAATGCGTGAGTTCAACGTTGCTGCTTCGACCATACAATGGTTATCGACCGGTTATATGCTGATGATCGGCATACTGGTGCCGGTGACCGCATTGCTGCAGCAATGGTTCACGACTCGCCGGATGTTTATGTCCGCGATGGCGTTATTTTTAGCAGGTACCTACTTGTGTGCAGTATCCCCTGGATTCGAAGTCTTGCTGATAGGCAGAGTTGTTCAGGCTTGCGGGACAGGATTATTGATTCCGTTGATGATGAATACAATTCTTGCTCTCTATCCTCCGGAACGCAGGGGGGCTGCCATGGGTCTCATGGGGCTTGTCATCATGGTCGCCCCTGTAATCGGACCAGCTTTGTCGGGGTTGGTTATTGATACCTTACACTGGAGATGGCTGTTCTACATGGTGATTCCTGTCACATTGTTTTCGATTATTTATGCATTCATTTACTTGAAAAATGTGACAGAAATAACCAAGCCAAGGGTCGATCTTTTATCCATTGTTATGTCAACCGTCGGGTTTGGTTGTGTCACCTACGGTTTCAGCCAGACTGGTGTCTGGGCTGGTCCTGGGAGTTACAGTTTAATTGCCATAGGCGGCCTCTTCCTGCTCTTGCTTATTTGGCGGCAGCTCAAGATTAAAGAGCCTTTGATTGATCTTTCCGTATTCCGGTATCCCGCTTTCTCTTTGGTAGCGGTATTGATAGTAATGCTGATGATGGTTTTATTCGCCACCACGACTTTGCTGCCGATCTATATGCAGGATGTGATGCAGTTGACAGCATTCGCGACAGGTTTACTTCTGATTCCAGGCTGTATTTTAAACGCAATGATGATGCCTGTGACGGGAAAATTATTCGATAAATTCGGGCCGAGATTCGTCATAATGCCCGGACTGGTCATGATCGCCCTATCGCTGTGGCTGTTTGCCGGTATCGACAGCGATACAACCCGAGGCTCCGTTCTGTTCAATCATGTCCTCTTATTCTTAGGCATATCGTTTGTCGTCATGCCGGCTCAGACGGCAGGAATGAATCAACTTCCGAGTCACCTGGTCCCCCATGGCACAGCCATATACAATACGCTCCAACAGATTGCTGGGGGAATTGGCATCGCTTTGTTCGTCGGCATCATGTCTTCCGGAGCCAATCGTTATCTTCACCATTCCCTCGATCCCGCTGCGTTTCAAGATAAAACACAAAGTATCGTTGGCGGTTTGCAAACGGTTTTTGGGATTGAATTTATTCTCGCGATACTTGCTTTGGTACTGGGTTGGTTTATAAATGGCCGTCTTTCTGCCGATTTTTCTCAAAAGAAAGAACCCCAAAACTTGTTGCCTTAG
- a CDS encoding S-layer homology domain-containing protein, which produces MQATVTTSFADDKDILAWAVTAMNKLGIIEGKGAKQFAPENKATGADAVIILLKMLVQKKK; this is translated from the coding sequence ATTCAAGCGACTGTTACAACCAGCTTCGCGGATGACAAGGATATTCTGGCATGGGCAGTTACGGCCATGAACAAGCTGGGTATTATCGAAGGCAAAGGTGCGAAACAGTTTGCTCCAGAAAATAAAGCTACAGGCGCAGATGCTGTAATAATATTGTTAAAAATGTTAGTGCAAAAGAAAAAGTAA
- a CDS encoding winged helix-turn-helix domain-containing protein, which produces MALGHRVFPIEGGGNTSVVLKDIGDNWAKEAMKLTLIVFDDADNACLLSYLAQNVNRVVSVDALFQFTWGTESLEDTRTVAVHISNSRKKIEADSVMCR; this is translated from the coding sequence ATGGCGTTGGGGCATCGCGTGTTCCCTATCGAAGGTGGCGGCAATACGAGTGTTGTACTGAAGGACATTGGTGATAACTGGGCTAAAGAGGCTATGAAATTGACACTGATCGTGTTCGACGATGCCGACAATGCCTGTCTACTGTCCTATCTGGCACAAAACGTGAATCGTGTCGTCAGTGTCGATGCGTTGTTTCAGTTTACTTGGGGAACGGAGAGTCTAGAGGACACGAGAACGGTCGCTGTACACATCAGCAATTCACGCAAAAAAATCGAGGCTGACAGCGTCATGTGCAGATAG
- a CDS encoding VOC family protein gives MYSKLKQKGIHHVCLRVPDLHTAANFYINAFDAALVAEWGAEGKEDHAFILDLGTGDLLEIFGSPEPFSLGKWQHVAIWTDDMEAAYERAIANGATVATKPAISHIPTRSGQIVHMKYGFLNAPGGETVELIQDVDADAH, from the coding sequence ATGTATTCTAAATTAAAACAAAAGGGTATCCATCACGTTTGTCTGCGCGTGCCTGATTTACATACTGCCGCAAACTTCTATATAAATGCCTTTGATGCTGCACTTGTTGCAGAATGGGGTGCAGAAGGGAAAGAGGACCACGCCTTTATTCTGGATCTGGGCACCGGTGATTTATTGGAAATATTCGGCAGTCCCGAACCGTTTTCCCTTGGCAAATGGCAGCATGTTGCCATTTGGACCGACGATATGGAAGCTGCTTACGAAAGAGCGATTGCCAACGGCGCCACTGTCGCCACCAAGCCTGCCATCTCCCACATTCCTACCCGCTCCGGCCAGATCGTTCATATGAAATACGGCTTTCTTAATGCTCCCGGTGGAGAAACCGTAGAGTTGATTCAGGATGTGGATGCAGATGCCCATTGA
- a CDS encoding ThuA domain-containing protein translates to MERKIHITIFNEHNQDRSEPVKSIYPDGIHAAIAQAFHGYDDFEVTIATQDMPSHGLSEEVLAATDVLIWWSHIDNAAFDDTVANRICYHVVNRGMGFVALHSSIFSKPWQRMLGIYYDAGLWGRFRTMPKGEKEKVWVINPGHPIAYGINECIEIPADEMYGEPQLIPEPDQTVFIAWWEGGDVCRSGNVYFRGRGKLFQFTPGHETFPILYQKEIHQVLRNAAKWMAPSPDMIIPTSDDGYLSRDARENLDHRL, encoded by the coding sequence ATGGAACGAAAAATCCATATCACCATATTTAACGAGCACAATCAGGACCGCAGTGAGCCCGTGAAATCAATCTATCCCGATGGTATTCATGCTGCTATCGCCCAGGCTTTTCATGGCTATGATGATTTTGAAGTAACAATTGCCACTCAGGATATGCCCTCTCACGGACTCTCCGAAGAAGTCCTGGCGGCTACCGATGTTCTTATCTGGTGGAGCCACATCGACAATGCTGCCTTTGATGACACAGTTGCAAACCGGATCTGCTATCATGTCGTCAACCGCGGAATGGGTTTTGTCGCCCTCCATTCCTCTATCTTTTCGAAACCCTGGCAGAGAATGCTTGGCATTTATTATGATGCGGGACTTTGGGGGCGCTTTCGCACCATGCCCAAGGGTGAAAAGGAAAAAGTCTGGGTCATCAATCCAGGTCATCCCATCGCCTATGGCATAAACGAATGCATCGAAATTCCCGCAGATGAAATGTACGGTGAACCGCAACTGATTCCCGAACCGGATCAAACCGTCTTTATTGCCTGGTGGGAGGGCGGCGATGTCTGCCGCAGCGGCAACGTTTATTTCCGCGGAAGGGGAAAACTGTTCCAGTTCACCCCCGGACATGAAACATTTCCTATCCTGTATCAGAAGGAAATCCACCAGGTACTGCGCAATGCCGCAAAATGGATGGCGCCGAGTCCCGATATGATTATTCCGACATCAGACGACGGCTACCTCAGCCGTGATGCTCGCGAAAATCTAGATCACAGACTATAA
- a CDS encoding S-layer homology domain-containing protein, with protein MKSKWLGLLLTIVLMLTILPVHAFASDIYHITVSTNANQVTVTGGNPSFAGQTVTVRIVDSFSRNILADEMKAQSNGNYAFGPYILENGSYTAFIGGISTPESKAFTVNSVTPPSSGGDGGGVAPSNSYTIAASNSAEFTLNGVKFLVPAGATEKSISVTVDKIADISGLPKDAILQILGDVFEVKKNSEMDFLKPITIVLPFDKSKVDFDKNTVAVYWLDEKTNKWVQLNDTKVDRGTGNVSGNTTHFTKFAVMVSERIQVPTPSTNDSGLIDIKSHWAEANIRALVKLGAISGYPDQTFKPDNNITRAEFVSILVKALELTAPDSKVFVDTNGHWAKDSIGTAAALEIVTGYKDNTFRPNDLITREQMAAMAVRAAKLNSSTNAIVFKDSSSISNWAVEALSAAADKGLISGYTDGTVKPKANTIRAEAATVILRTIGLK; from the coding sequence TTGAAAAGTAAATGGTTAGGACTCTTGTTAACGATTGTACTGATGCTTACCATTCTCCCTGTGCATGCTTTTGCATCGGATATCTATCATATTACGGTTTCCACGAATGCCAACCAGGTAACGGTCACTGGAGGAAACCCCTCCTTCGCTGGCCAAACTGTAACTGTGCGAATAGTAGATAGTTTTAGCCGTAATATTTTGGCAGATGAAATGAAAGCACAGTCTAACGGCAACTATGCCTTCGGACCTTATATACTAGAGAATGGCTCTTATACTGCTTTTATAGGGGGTATAAGTACACCGGAATCCAAAGCATTCACAGTAAATTCAGTTACACCGCCAAGTTCAGGTGGCGACGGAGGCGGCGTTGCTCCATCGAATAGCTACACGATAGCAGCTTCCAATAGTGCCGAGTTCACTCTAAATGGTGTCAAGTTCTTGGTTCCAGCAGGCGCTACGGAAAAATCGATTTCAGTTACCGTGGATAAAATCGCCGACATCTCAGGTTTACCTAAGGATGCCATCCTTCAAATACTTGGAGATGTCTTTGAAGTCAAGAAAAATAGCGAAATGGATTTCCTCAAACCCATAACTATTGTTCTGCCCTTCGACAAGTCTAAGGTAGACTTTGATAAGAATACGGTTGCGGTTTACTGGCTGGATGAAAAAACGAACAAATGGGTTCAACTGAACGATACTAAGGTCGATCGAGGAACTGGTAACGTATCCGGAAATACCACGCATTTTACGAAGTTTGCCGTGATGGTTTCGGAACGTATTCAGGTACCAACACCGTCCACGAATGATTCAGGTTTAATCGATATCAAGAGTCACTGGGCGGAAGCCAACATTAGAGCATTAGTCAAATTGGGAGCCATCAGCGGATACCCGGATCAAACCTTTAAACCAGATAATAATATTACAAGAGCAGAATTCGTTTCGATTTTGGTGAAGGCGCTTGAATTGACTGCACCGGATAGTAAAGTCTTTGTCGATACGAATGGTCATTGGGCCAAGGATTCAATCGGAACGGCAGCGGCGTTAGAAATTGTTACTGGTTATAAAGATAATACCTTCCGCCCGAACGATCTGATCACTCGTGAGCAAATGGCCGCGATGGCGGTTCGTGCTGCTAAACTGAATTCTTCGACTAACGCCATTGTCTTTAAGGACAGCTCTTCGATTTCAAACTGGGCAGTTGAAGCATTATCAGCAGCGGCTGATAAAGGGCTTATCTCCGGCTATACAGATGGAACGGTAAAGCCTAAAGCCAACACTATTCGCGCGGAGGCCGCTACGGTTATTCTGAGAACGATTGGTCTCAAGTGA
- a CDS encoding S-layer homology domain-containing protein → MKRKVSKWILLSLVACLLIPSVVAATEKTSPPVKTSADFKDLAGLDKALLAKVDALLAKGFMEGNGTDKFDVTGNVTRAEAAKLVAKTFGLTIASETTSSFKDVDGTDASVAWSIPFIEAAKKAGIINGMTDTTFAPKDNVTLGQLATLLVKGFGKGADVKTTTPWYQGYLDVSKAAGIDLGSDGSKLATRGDLVVGSFAADAAVKAKASESTPTPTPTPTPTPTPTPTPTPTPTPTPTPTPTPTPTPTPTPTPTPTPTPVPTPVPTPTPVPTPVPTPVPTPTPVPTPVPTPVPTPAPSTIALNKINNSVGTWINVDETTFSTAGIESVSSLNLSAVLAAL, encoded by the coding sequence ATGAAAAGGAAAGTTTCAAAATGGATTCTTCTGTCGTTAGTGGCTTGCTTACTTATTCCAAGTGTAGTTGCCGCAACAGAAAAGACTTCGCCACCTGTAAAGACTTCTGCTGATTTCAAAGATTTAGCAGGTCTGGACAAGGCTCTTCTTGCCAAAGTTGATGCATTGCTAGCCAAGGGATTTATGGAAGGCAATGGCACAGACAAATTTGATGTTACGGGAAACGTGACGCGTGCGGAAGCTGCTAAACTTGTAGCTAAAACTTTTGGCTTAACCATCGCGTCAGAAACCACTTCGTCCTTCAAAGATGTAGATGGTACGGATGCTTCTGTAGCTTGGTCAATTCCGTTTATTGAAGCGGCAAAAAAAGCTGGAATCATTAATGGCATGACGGACACCACATTTGCACCAAAGGATAACGTAACTTTGGGGCAGCTTGCTACATTGCTGGTTAAAGGGTTTGGTAAAGGAGCCGATGTGAAAACGACGACTCCATGGTACCAAGGTTACTTAGATGTTTCCAAAGCGGCCGGAATTGATCTAGGCAGCGATGGATCGAAGCTTGCTACCCGTGGCGATCTTGTAGTCGGATCTTTTGCAGCAGATGCAGCAGTAAAAGCTAAAGCATCAGAATCAACACCAACACCTACACCTACACCTACACCTACACCAACACCTACACCAACACCAACACCAACACCAACACCGACACCGACACCGACACCAACACCGACACCAACACCAACACCAACACCAACACCGACACCGACACCAACACCAGTACCAACACCAGTACCAACACCAACACCAGTACCAACACCAGTACCAACACCAGTACCAACACCAACACCAGTACCAACACCAGTACCAACACCAGTACCAACACCAGCTCCATCCACCATCGCACTAAATAAGATTAATAATAGTGTTGGAACATGGATCAATGTTGATGAGACGACTTTCTCCACAGCAGGCATTGAGAGCGTTTCGTCACTCAATTTATCAGCTGTTCTAGCTGCACTCTAG
- a CDS encoding bacterial Ig-like domain-containing protein, with translation MYLLKNKATKSSLTRRAFSFVLMLSMILSMMIPTLGVSVAAADTGSDVVLMSLTKTSATVAETGNQFTTESGVFAGVSNLTAWSNNTQKVVGGAGKTPIVFNNAQTTGGWKPVSVAGLDNADAFQIKFSTLGYQNIRFTSKQKSTGSGPDAFLLAYSVGGPTGSYTVIPNSATGTSGIPAISRVSNDTYDALQATYDNFVLPSEMNNVSEIYLRVVFNGLTTLGANGNTSINDIVIIGDKAAKADVSLMSLTKTSATVAETGNQFTTESGVFAGVSNLTAWSNNTQKVVGGAGKTPIVFNNAQTTGGWKPVSVAGLDNADAFQIKFSTLGYQNIRFTSKQKSTGSGPDAFLLAYSVGNPTGPYTVIPNSATGTGGIPAISRVSNDNYDALQATYDNFVLPAEMNNVSEIYLRVVFNGLTTLGANGNTSINDIVIIGDEKGSGSATVNKTAFNAVLAEAALKIKGDYTAGTWAVFADAYQSALTVAGDNMATQQEVNAAKISLQSTMNALKRLDEVVDIMDWPGNGGVTAWDTTAKLLQDGSGLDFHDGKLYVVNNKEGKFWALDVALDGTLSYTPGFENGKVVRFKSNNGEPDTEGITVDGQGHVYFASERDNNNKNVNFNSILQVENPLSAATVFTATRQWDITASLPNVSANLGIEAVEWVSNADVAGKLFDANTNAPFDPANYPNATAGGVFFVALEDNGHVYAFVLYDNETFVRIADIDPKLGTAMALNYDEEEGVLWVKADDTKGNVAAIVTFTGTPTVKITHVNPPSGLNKGGNYEGFAIAPSSYAVNGQRPVYHIEDGLKTNSLMIGSISSGYVTGVVVDYSKLAEAIELAAVKVETSYTEETWSRFAAMLTEAQRVFADAKATQQQVDAAKVNLTSAMNALAFKIVKKSLSGIAITTQPTKTQYFVGENLDLDGIAVTGTYDDASTEALTVTAANITGFNSTAAATGQVVTVTVNGKTARFTVDIVATTDYIIGTPIVSITGLSATVSAKINIQQSVTAPATVIFQLMDGKTPVQLMAIKSTIQDGQEVTAQFNLPSAKNYTVKVLIWNDLHGQVSKATPQTSTITPAKP, from the coding sequence ATGTACTTACTCAAAAACAAGGCAACCAAATCGTCCTTGACCAGGCGGGCATTTTCATTTGTGTTAATGCTCTCTATGATCCTTAGTATGATGATACCCACGCTCGGTGTCAGTGTGGCGGCAGCAGATACCGGGTCTGACGTCGTACTCATGTCGCTGACTAAGACATCGGCTACCGTAGCCGAAACAGGTAATCAATTTACAACAGAATCCGGTGTTTTCGCGGGTGTATCCAACTTGACGGCATGGAGCAACAACACGCAGAAAGTGGTCGGTGGCGCGGGAAAGACGCCCATTGTATTCAACAACGCACAGACGACCGGTGGGTGGAAACCGGTCAGCGTGGCGGGTCTTGACAACGCCGATGCATTCCAGATCAAGTTTTCAACACTCGGCTACCAAAACATCCGCTTCACTAGTAAGCAGAAGTCTACCGGAAGCGGTCCCGACGCATTTTTACTCGCGTATAGTGTAGGCGGCCCAACAGGATCGTACACCGTGATACCGAATTCCGCGACAGGCACGAGCGGGATACCGGCAATAAGTAGAGTGAGTAACGATACCTATGATGCCTTGCAGGCGACCTATGATAATTTCGTTCTCCCCTCTGAAATGAACAATGTGAGTGAGATCTATCTTCGCGTCGTGTTCAACGGTTTAACAACATTAGGAGCAAACGGAAACACATCTATCAACGATATCGTTATCATCGGCGATAAAGCCGCGAAGGCTGATGTTTCCTTAATGTCGCTGACTAAGACATCGGCTACCGTAGCCGAAACAGGTAATCAATTTACAACAGAATCCGGTGTTTTCGCGGGTGTATCCAACTTGACGGCATGGAGCAACAACACGCAGAAAGTGGTCGGTGGCGCGGGAAAGACGCCCATTGTATTCAACAACGCACAGACGACCGGTGGGTGGAAACCGGTCAGCGTGGCGGGTCTTGACAACGCCGATGCATTCCAGATCAAGTTTTCAACACTCGGCTACCAAAACATCCGCTTCACTAGTAAGCAGAAGTCTACCGGAAGCGGCCCCGACGCATTTTTACTCGCGTATAGTGTAGGCAACCCAACAGGACCGTACACCGTGATACCGAATTCCGCGACAGGCACTGGCGGGATACCGGCAATAAGCAGAGTGAGTAACGATAACTATGATGCCTTGCAGGCGACCTATGATAATTTCGTTCTCCCCGCTGAAATGAACAATGTGAGTGAGATCTATCTTCGCGTCGTGTTCAATGGATTAACAACTTTAGGAGCAAACGGAAACACATCTATCAACGATATCGTTATCATCGGCGATGAAAAGGGTAGCGGAAGCGCCACAGTGAACAAAACTGCGTTCAACGCGGTCCTTGCAGAGGCGGCTTTGAAAATCAAAGGAGATTATACAGCGGGCACTTGGGCGGTATTTGCTGATGCATATCAGAGCGCGCTGACAGTCGCGGGCGATAACATGGCAACCCAGCAGGAAGTAAACGCTGCGAAAATCAGTTTGCAATCAACCATGAATGCGCTGAAACGTCTCGACGAAGTTGTTGATATTATGGATTGGCCCGGAAATGGCGGCGTGACAGCTTGGGATACAACCGCAAAATTGTTGCAAGATGGATCAGGACTTGATTTCCACGACGGCAAGTTGTATGTAGTAAACAACAAAGAAGGTAAGTTCTGGGCATTAGACGTTGCATTGGATGGAACCTTGAGTTATACACCGGGCTTTGAGAACGGCAAGGTAGTCAGATTCAAGAGCAACAACGGCGAGCCGGATACCGAGGGTATAACCGTGGACGGCCAGGGGCATGTATATTTCGCCTCCGAGCGAGATAACAACAATAAAAACGTGAACTTTAACTCTATTCTGCAAGTTGAGAATCCATTATCGGCTGCGACTGTTTTTACGGCCACGAGACAATGGGATATAACAGCGTCATTGCCAAACGTTTCGGCGAATCTCGGTATTGAGGCGGTGGAGTGGGTTTCTAACGCGGATGTCGCGGGAAAGCTGTTTGACGCTAACACAAACGCGCCATTCGACCCGGCTAATTATCCAAACGCAACCGCGGGCGGTGTGTTTTTCGTGGCGCTCGAAGACAACGGTCATGTTTACGCGTTTGTTCTATATGATAATGAAACCTTTGTGCGAATTGCCGATATCGATCCTAAGCTTGGCACGGCGATGGCTCTTAATTATGACGAGGAAGAGGGCGTTTTGTGGGTAAAAGCGGACGACACAAAGGGTAACGTCGCAGCAATAGTCACATTCACAGGCACCCCCACAGTGAAGATTACCCATGTCAATCCCCCCAGCGGATTGAATAAGGGCGGCAATTACGAAGGCTTCGCAATCGCGCCCTCGAGTTATGCAGTGAACGGACAAAGGCCGGTGTATCATATTGAAGATGGCCTCAAAACCAACTCGCTGATGATCGGTAGCATTTCAAGCGGCTATGTTACCGGTGTTGTTGTTGATTACAGCAAACTTGCCGAAGCAATCGAATTAGCAGCCGTAAAAGTTGAAACTTCATACACAGAAGAGACTTGGTCACGTTTCGCAGCTATGCTCACAGAAGCACAAAGAGTTTTCGCCGACGCCAAAGCCACGCAGCAGCAGGTAGACGCCGCAAAGGTCAATCTGACCAGTGCGATGAATGCCCTTGCGTTCAAGATCGTAAAAAAGAGCTTATCTGGAATTGCAATCACAACGCAGCCTACGAAGACGCAATACTTTGTAGGTGAAAACCTTGATCTGGATGGTATCGCCGTAACCGGAACGTATGATGATGCAAGCACGGAAGCCCTCACGGTAACGGCGGCCAACATCACTGGATTTAACAGCACCGCAGCGGCGACCGGCCAAGTAGTAACAGTGACTGTGAATGGCAAGACAGCAAGATTCACCGTCGATATCGTAGCAACTACGGATTACATCATCGGTACTCCTATAGTTTCGATAACGGGACTTTCTGCAACAGTATCTGCAAAAATTAATATTCAACAATCTGTTACTGCACCAGCAACGGTGATCTTCCAATTGATGGATGGGAAGACTCCGGTGCAACTGATGGCAATCAAGAGCACGATTCAAGACGGTCAGGAAGTGACAGCACAATTCAACCTGCCTTCCGCCAAAAACTATACCGTCAAAGTATTGATATGGAATGATTTGCATGGTCAGGTATCCAAAGCAACGCCGCAAACGAGCACTATAACACCGGCAAAACCGTAA